One genomic region from Bacteroidales bacterium encodes:
- a CDS encoding pyruvate, phosphate dikinase, translated as MPENRNKFKDDYEKLLAENKERLKELSCINQTSGIIKEQKSIEETLQKIALILPKGWQYPEYTTARIRYDDIEYRSAGFTETPWMQTQKFETIENKEGSIEIYYTKKFRTLDEGPFLKEERDLINNLANMVTGYINSMKALEMISKTDKSKIDSQRKTPSKTPLNNQQLLQKFINNYNTDREILHDLMPFQVQEILLISNLYDAFSIEKEGRFFEHILGEYNQLDTNPLPRITGASNEKDALMQMKIKRFDMVILMMGVDKKKPFLIGKTLRKQYPYIPQFLLLNNNSDLEHVENYRKDLKVFDDIFVWNGNSQVFFSMVKLLEDRVNLENDTKVGLTRVILLVEDSIRYYSRYLPILYQIILEQTKRLIDEVNTDDLYKVIKLRTRPKIILASSYEEAMNFFEKYKNYFLFLISDIEFPRENKTDQNAGFDLVKHAKKHLPNLPTILQSSNPGNAEEAYNMKANFINKNSETLLQDLKSFIKYHLGFGHFVYRDKQGRQIAVARSTDEFESYLKTVPADSLVYHAIKNQFSLWLMARGEIQIAKIINPLKIDDFDDAEQMRQFLIDTLELYRNEQEKGKIVDFSEHAILEENNVVSLAPGALGGKGRGVAFINTLIYNFKFNEMFSSIGLKTPRTAIIGTEEFDIFLEKNKLNDKIFQEKNYEQIKSWFLESELSYELQKRLKIFLKHITKPLAVRSSSLFEDSITRPFSGVFDTYIIPNNHPDFKTRLKQLKDAIKLVYASLYSNEARNYFKAVGHKVEEEKMAVILQELVGDQYDHYYYPHISGTAQSHNYYPVNHMKPEEGFAVAAVGLGQYVVDGEQAYRFSPAYPKLQISSNKDLIKTSQVAFYAVDMNKKELNLRQEKYSGMAKLDISEAEKHGNLKHCASVYDQDNDRIEAGTDAYGPRIIDFADILKYEYIPLAETIDKILKVVKEALGTEGEIEWAVNLNKDKNGLASFYLLQIKPLVGQDEDQHVDFEKFKDSNLVLFSEKSMGNGKIEDIRDVIFIDREQFNNRYTVEMTYEIEKLNEEMQKQGKKYVLIGPGRWGTRDRFIGIPVVWPQISNAKVIVETGLKNFPLEASLGSHFFHNLTSMNVGYFSIEDHSGRNFLNWDILENQLIKHHTRFFKHVEFKHPLKIIMDGKKMKSAITL; from the coding sequence ATGCCAGAGAACAGAAATAAATTTAAGGATGACTATGAAAAACTCCTGGCCGAAAACAAAGAACGGCTTAAAGAACTATCCTGTATCAACCAGACAAGTGGCATTATAAAGGAGCAAAAATCCATTGAAGAAACCCTTCAGAAGATAGCCCTGATTTTACCAAAGGGATGGCAATATCCTGAATATACAACTGCCAGAATTCGGTACGACGATATAGAGTACAGAAGTGCCGGTTTCACGGAAACCCCGTGGATGCAAACACAAAAATTCGAAACCATTGAAAATAAGGAGGGTTCTATAGAAATATACTACACCAAAAAATTCCGTACGCTTGACGAAGGACCATTTCTGAAAGAAGAACGGGATCTCATCAACAACCTGGCCAATATGGTCACAGGTTATATCAACAGTATGAAGGCCCTGGAAATGATCAGCAAAACAGACAAAAGCAAAATAGACTCCCAACGGAAGACCCCCTCTAAAACTCCCTTAAATAACCAACAATTGCTCCAGAAATTCATCAACAATTACAATACGGACCGGGAGATTCTGCATGACCTGATGCCTTTCCAGGTGCAGGAAATTCTCCTGATTTCCAACCTCTATGATGCCTTCAGCATAGAAAAAGAGGGTAGATTTTTCGAGCACATACTTGGAGAGTATAACCAGCTCGACACAAACCCACTTCCAAGAATTACAGGAGCTTCAAATGAAAAGGATGCCCTCATGCAAATGAAAATCAAACGTTTTGATATGGTGATCCTGATGATGGGGGTTGATAAAAAGAAACCCTTCCTTATTGGCAAAACGCTCAGGAAACAATACCCTTATATTCCCCAGTTCCTGTTGCTCAATAACAACAGTGACCTTGAGCATGTTGAAAATTACAGGAAAGATTTGAAAGTATTTGATGACATCTTTGTATGGAATGGTAACTCCCAGGTTTTCTTTTCAATGGTAAAACTTTTGGAAGACAGGGTGAATCTGGAAAATGATACAAAAGTTGGCCTAACACGAGTGATTTTGCTTGTTGAAGATTCCATCAGATACTATTCCCGCTACCTCCCTATCCTTTATCAAATTATACTGGAACAGACCAAACGTCTTATTGATGAGGTTAACACCGATGACCTTTATAAAGTGATCAAACTCCGCACACGCCCGAAAATCATACTTGCTTCTTCCTATGAAGAGGCCATGAACTTCTTTGAAAAATATAAAAATTATTTCCTTTTTCTCATTTCAGACATTGAATTCCCCAGAGAAAACAAAACCGATCAGAATGCAGGCTTTGACCTGGTTAAACATGCCAAAAAGCATTTACCGAATCTCCCGACCATATTGCAGTCGTCCAATCCCGGTAACGCAGAAGAGGCTTATAATATGAAAGCCAACTTCATCAATAAAAATTCGGAAACATTGCTGCAGGACTTAAAAAGTTTCATCAAATACCACCTGGGCTTTGGGCACTTTGTTTACCGTGACAAGCAAGGAAGACAAATAGCCGTTGCCCGATCAACGGATGAATTTGAATCGTATCTGAAAACCGTACCTGCCGATTCTCTGGTGTATCATGCCATCAAAAATCAATTTTCATTATGGCTGATGGCAAGAGGCGAAATACAAATTGCAAAGATCATCAATCCGTTAAAAATAGATGATTTCGATGATGCCGAACAGATGAGACAGTTTCTCATCGACACGCTGGAGTTATACCGCAACGAGCAAGAGAAAGGCAAAATAGTTGATTTCAGCGAGCATGCCATTCTTGAGGAAAACAATGTAGTAAGTCTGGCCCCGGGCGCATTGGGAGGGAAAGGCCGTGGAGTTGCATTCATCAATACACTGATATACAATTTCAAATTCAATGAAATGTTTTCCTCTATTGGCCTGAAGACTCCAAGAACAGCCATTATCGGAACAGAAGAATTCGATATCTTTCTCGAAAAAAACAAACTGAATGATAAGATATTTCAAGAGAAAAACTACGAACAAATCAAATCATGGTTTCTGGAATCCGAATTATCCTATGAGCTGCAAAAAAGACTCAAAATCTTCCTCAAGCATATTACCAAACCCCTGGCCGTACGGTCGTCAAGTCTTTTTGAAGACAGCATAACCCGTCCCTTCTCCGGTGTATTTGACACCTACATCATCCCCAACAACCATCCTGATTTCAAAACGCGGTTAAAACAACTTAAAGATGCCATCAAACTGGTATATGCTTCCCTGTATTCCAACGAAGCCAGAAACTACTTCAAGGCTGTAGGCCATAAAGTGGAAGAAGAAAAAATGGCCGTAATCCTTCAGGAGCTTGTAGGAGACCAGTACGATCATTACTATTACCCCCATATCAGCGGTACAGCTCAGTCACACAACTATTACCCCGTGAACCATATGAAACCCGAGGAGGGATTTGCTGTCGCAGCCGTAGGACTGGGGCAATACGTGGTAGATGGTGAACAGGCCTACAGGTTCTCACCTGCCTATCCCAAACTCCAGATCTCTTCTAACAAAGATCTGATAAAAACTTCCCAGGTAGCATTCTATGCAGTGGATATGAACAAGAAAGAACTCAACCTGAGGCAGGAAAAATATAGTGGTATGGCAAAACTGGACATCAGTGAGGCTGAAAAACATGGCAATCTGAAACATTGTGCATCCGTGTATGATCAGGACAACGACCGTATCGAAGCGGGTACAGATGCTTATGGGCCCAGAATTATCGATTTTGCTGACATATTAAAATACGAATACATCCCATTGGCCGAAACCATCGACAAAATACTGAAAGTAGTTAAAGAAGCCCTGGGTACGGAAGGGGAAATTGAATGGGCCGTCAACCTGAACAAAGATAAAAATGGGCTTGCCTCATTTTACCTGCTACAGATCAAACCACTGGTAGGCCAGGATGAAGACCAGCATGTAGATTTTGAAAAATTCAAAGACAGCAATCTTGTGCTATTCTCTGAAAAAAGCATGGGCAACGGTAAGATCGAGGATATCAGAGATGTAATATTCATCGACCGGGAGCAATTCAACAACCGCTATACAGTAGAAATGACTTACGAAATAGAAAAACTTAATGAGGAAATGCAGAAACAGGGAAAAAAATATGTGCTGATCGGACCCGGAAGATGGGGTACACGCGACAGATTTATCGGTATTCCGGTAGTATGGCCACAAATATCCAATGCCAAAGTGATTGTGGAAACCGGCTTAAAAAATTTCCCGCTGGAGGCTTCATTGGGTTCCCATTTTTTCCATAACCTCACCTCAATGAATGTAGGGTATTTTTCAATAGAAGATCATTCGGGAAGAAACTTTCTTAACTGGGATATCCTGGAAAATCAACTTATAAAGCACCATACACGCTTTTTTAAACATGTGGAATTTAAGCATCCTTTAAAGATCATTATGGATGGCAAAAAAATGAAGTCGGCCATCACACTGTAA
- a CDS encoding RNA polymerase sigma factor, producing MSEYTDKELLEMFRDNDFKEFAFKTIIGKYQERLYWHIRKIVITHEDSDDILQNTFIKIWKGLDHFREDSRLYTWLYRIATNESLTFLKQKRKRRYVPFLDIETHLINQLESDEYVNGDQIQKKLQKAILKLPEKQRLVFNMKYFDDLKYEDMSEILDTSVGALKASYHHAVKKIEKYLQEN from the coding sequence ATGTCAGAATATACAGATAAAGAACTTCTTGAAATGTTCCGGGATAACGATTTCAAGGAATTCGCTTTTAAAACAATCATAGGCAAATATCAGGAGCGGCTTTACTGGCATATAAGAAAGATCGTTATCACCCATGAAGATTCTGACGACATCCTTCAGAACACTTTTATCAAAATCTGGAAAGGTCTGGACCATTTCCGGGAAGATTCCAGATTATATACGTGGTTATATCGTATAGCCACCAACGAATCTCTTACCTTTTTGAAGCAAAAGCGAAAAAGACGATATGTTCCCTTTCTTGACATTGAAACCCATCTGATAAACCAACTGGAAAGCGATGAATATGTTAACGGCGATCAAATTCAAAAAAAGTTACAGAAAGCCATATTGAAACTGCCTGAAAAACAAAGGCTGGTATTTAATATGAAATATTTTGATGATTTAAAATACGAGGATATGTCGGAGATACTCGATACTTCCGTGGGAGCTTTAAAAGCTTCTTACCATCATGCCGTTAAAAAGATTGAAAAGTATCTTCAAGAGAATTAA
- the ychF gene encoding redox-regulated ATPase YchF has translation MALRCGIVGLPNVGKSTLFNSLSRAKADSANYPFCTIDPNIGTISVPDKRLYKVAELVKPEKVVPTTIEFVDIAGLVKGASRGEGLGNKFLANIRETDAVIHILRCFKDDNVAHVDGPVDPVRDKEVVDMELQLKDLETILNRMQKIDKQAKSGDKEAKKLMGLLKKHEECLSQGKPVRDLELAKEEKDMVRDLHLLTDKPVLYVCNVDETSAIQGNQYVEEVKKAVAGEDAEVVVIAASLEAEIAELDTEEERQMFLEDLGLKESGLHKLIHAAYRLLRLETFFTIGPKEVRAWTVKTGTPAPEAGGIIHSDFERGFIKAEVIKYPDFIEKGSESACREAGKIHLEGKDYIVRDGDIITFKFNI, from the coding sequence ATGGCATTAAGATGTGGAATTGTAGGATTACCCAACGTAGGAAAGTCAACCTTGTTTAACAGCCTTTCACGGGCAAAGGCTGATTCCGCCAACTACCCTTTTTGTACTATAGATCCGAATATAGGTACCATTTCAGTACCTGACAAAAGGCTGTATAAAGTCGCCGAACTGGTAAAACCTGAAAAAGTGGTGCCTACAACCATTGAATTTGTGGATATTGCCGGGTTAGTGAAAGGTGCCAGCAGGGGAGAAGGGCTCGGGAATAAGTTTCTGGCGAATATTCGCGAAACCGATGCGGTAATCCATATTCTGAGATGTTTTAAAGACGACAATGTGGCCCATGTAGATGGTCCCGTGGACCCCGTGCGCGATAAAGAAGTGGTGGATATGGAACTTCAGTTAAAGGATCTGGAAACCATACTGAACCGGATGCAGAAAATAGATAAACAGGCCAAATCAGGTGATAAGGAAGCGAAAAAGCTGATGGGATTACTGAAGAAGCATGAGGAATGTCTGTCCCAGGGAAAACCGGTTCGGGATTTGGAATTGGCTAAAGAAGAGAAGGATATGGTGAGAGATCTCCATCTTTTAACGGATAAACCGGTACTTTATGTATGCAATGTTGATGAAACTTCAGCCATTCAGGGGAATCAGTATGTAGAAGAGGTAAAAAAGGCAGTTGCAGGTGAAGATGCAGAAGTCGTTGTAATTGCGGCTTCTCTTGAAGCAGAAATAGCGGAACTGGATACTGAAGAAGAGCGGCAAATGTTTCTGGAAGATCTGGGTTTAAAAGAATCAGGGTTGCATAAATTGATTCATGCTGCATATAGATTACTTCGTCTGGAGACTTTTTTTACAATCGGCCCCAAGGAAGTGAGGGCCTGGACGGTAAAGACCGGTACTCCTGCTCCTGAGGCAGGAGGTATAATCCATTCTGATTTTGAGCGGGGTTTCATTAAAGCTGAAGTAATCAAATATCCTGATTTTATAGAAAAAGGATCTGAATCGGCTTGCAGGGAAGCCGGAAAGATTCACTTAGAGGGCAAAGATTATATTGTCAGGGATGGCGACATCATTACCTTTAAATTCAATATCTGA
- a CDS encoding multidrug efflux SMR transporter gives MGWIYLIVAGFFEIAWAIGLKFTHSFSRLWPTVGVVITMILSVYFLSLAIKSIPVGTAYAVWTGIGIAGTSVLGILLFNESASVARILLILLIFLSIIGLKLIPQ, from the coding sequence ATGGGATGGATCTATTTGATTGTAGCGGGATTTTTTGAAATAGCGTGGGCGATAGGACTGAAGTTTACCCACAGTTTCTCGCGTTTATGGCCAACAGTTGGAGTGGTGATAACAATGATTCTTAGCGTTTATTTTCTCTCACTGGCTATAAAATCAATTCCGGTCGGCACGGCTTATGCCGTATGGACGGGGATTGGCATTGCCGGCACCTCTGTTTTGGGTATCCTCCTTTTTAATGAATCGGCAAGTGTGGCCAGAATACTTTTAATACTGTTGATTTTTTTATCAATTATTGGTTTAAAGCTTATTCCCCAGTAA
- a CDS encoding RNA-binding protein, translated as MNIYVGNLNYNLQENELEQIFSEYGEVASVKIIKDKYTGKAKGFGFVEMPNDEEAQNAIEELNGTEVSGRQMKVNKARPRKENPNR; from the coding sequence ATGAACATTTATGTTGGAAACCTGAATTATAATCTTCAGGAAAATGAATTAGAACAGATCTTCAGCGAGTATGGAGAAGTTGCCTCGGTAAAAATCATCAAAGATAAATATACTGGAAAGGCAAAGGGATTTGGTTTTGTTGAAATGCCCAATGACGAAGAAGCCCAAAATGCAATTGAGGAGTTGAACGGGACAGAAGTGAGTGGCAGGCAAATGAAGGTAAACAAGGCGAGGCCCAGAAAAGAAAACCCCAATCGTTAA
- a CDS encoding TonB family protein translates to MQEFLKNHKKGILGTLLFHGIVALLFVFFGFSTPLPLPGEQGIMINFGNTRDASGAAELQESVVEETSTQRESQITQQEQQQSTARDNQAQPEEPTTQEEEDVATQDFEEAPAMDQTEEETQEEQEQQETQPAERQQESQEQQEEETKPEREVNENALYPGKSTEESGESEGQTEGSGNQGRETGSPSSDNYSDVDSRGQGGIDFSLKGRNSESLPKPDYNYQVEGKVVVEITVDTHGNVTNAVPGVKGSTTLNDKLLDAAKKAALKAKFDSKSDAPAYQKGTITYYFRLQ, encoded by the coding sequence ATGCAGGAATTTTTAAAAAATCATAAAAAAGGTATATTGGGTACCCTCCTTTTCCATGGTATCGTAGCCCTTTTATTTGTATTTTTCGGATTTTCCACTCCCCTCCCCCTTCCAGGTGAACAAGGGATCATGATCAATTTTGGAAATACACGTGATGCCTCAGGAGCTGCTGAACTTCAAGAAAGTGTTGTTGAAGAAACCTCCACCCAGAGGGAATCCCAGATAACCCAACAGGAACAGCAGCAGTCCACAGCCCGGGATAACCAGGCTCAACCGGAAGAACCCACCACTCAGGAAGAGGAGGATGTAGCCACACAGGACTTTGAAGAAGCGCCGGCGATGGATCAAACAGAAGAGGAAACACAGGAAGAGCAGGAACAACAGGAAACCCAACCTGCAGAAAGGCAACAGGAAAGCCAGGAGCAGCAAGAAGAAGAAACAAAACCTGAACGCGAGGTGAACGAAAATGCCCTTTATCCCGGAAAAAGTACCGAAGAATCCGGTGAAAGCGAGGGACAAACAGAAGGTTCCGGGAACCAGGGCCGGGAAACCGGGTCGCCCTCATCCGATAATTATTCAGACGTTGATAGCAGAGGCCAGGGAGGCATTGACTTCAGCCTTAAAGGACGGAACTCCGAATCGCTCCCCAAACCGGATTACAACTACCAGGTAGAAGGCAAAGTGGTCGTGGAAATTACTGTGGATACACACGGCAATGTTACCAATGCAGTACCTGGTGTGAAAGGCTCAACCACCCTAAATGATAAACTCCTGGATGCAGCAAAAAAAGCTGCCCTGAAGGCTAAATTTGACAGCAAATCCGACGCCCCGGCTTACCAAAAAGGTACCATCACGTATTACTTCAGGTTACAATAA
- a CDS encoding biopolymer transporter ExbD: protein MDLKPRNKISTSFSMSGMTDIVFLLLIFFMVTSTLVNPNALNLLLPRSSNQTPASPIETVSITSDLNYYVGAQQVKFSQIEYVLKERFNQKNVEEPTISLNADRRVPIEEVVKVMNIANRNQWKMILATRAE, encoded by the coding sequence ATGGATCTGAAACCAAGAAATAAGATCAGCACAAGCTTCAGCATGTCGGGGATGACTGACATCGTTTTCCTGTTGCTCATATTTTTTATGGTCACCTCAACACTCGTTAACCCAAACGCTCTGAATCTCCTTCTTCCAAGAAGCTCCAATCAGACTCCCGCTTCTCCGATAGAAACGGTTTCCATTACAAGTGACCTTAATTATTATGTAGGTGCGCAACAGGTAAAATTTTCACAGATTGAATACGTTTTAAAGGAAAGATTCAATCAGAAAAATGTAGAAGAACCCACCATCTCATTGAATGCAGACAGAAGGGTTCCGATTGAAGAGGTGGTGAAAGTAATGAATATCGCAAATCGCAATCAATGGAAAATGATTCTGGCCACCAGGGCCGAATAA